TTGTGAAATAGAGAACATGGACGTGTGACTCCAGGGCGACTGATGAGTTTTGTTTAACTATTTAACAGCAATTCTGGAATCAAGTGATACGTGAATGTAAAAATGTCTTACTGTTACTTAAAGTCGtagacatgaaaagaaaaatgttttttacatatttgaCTGTAGACATACAAAGTACAGCTAGGAatgccttttgtttgttttgttgttttttgcagaAAGGTGGCTGTCAGAACAGTATGATTTGTGTCCTTGGAAAACTGAATTCTGCAACTTCTTTTTCCAACGTTTTAATTTGCAGCTACGCACCAAGGCTGCTGTcactttaaattctctttttgCTGGTTTTTATCATTGTTTTCATATCTAAATACCAGAAGAAAGATCATATCTGTGTTCTCATTAGGGTTGGGATTTGTGTAGGTTTAGCCTATGGCCTTTaggtttattttgttaaatgctAATTGTGACACAGTGTGCTTCAGGTCTCTTATGGAGGAATGTGATAGTAATGTCATGAGTACTGTAATGAATTACTTTCTCCTTGGAGTAGGTACTTAACATACTGCGTTACTTTTTAGTAAGAACAACAACACTGATAAGAGCAGAAACAGCTCCAGTGTGCACAGACAACATCCACAGCAAgcaattaatttgcatgaatgCCTGATATACTGCTTAGTGACGACGGTGACTCTGAGAGTGGAGCCAATGAGAACCCGGTGACCCGATAAGGAATCAGGATGGCTGAATTCTTATCAGTTCCCATCTCTACTGAAATACATTTCCTATAGGTAAACGACAACATAACTGAAAACAATTCCTGTTTTGAGAGATCATTGAGCTCAACcgttaaaaaatagaaaaatatgttttcacTGTTGGTATTTcacaaaatgacagaaaaaaccTTTTTTGTGAATTAGCTGACGagttctgtttgttgttttgtttttaaaaaaaattacaggatAAAGTCCAAGTAAGCTGAGAGTACTTTCTGTAACTCTACAGATTTATTTCTGATCGTGTGCCTTCAAAGTAGTGATGTTTACTTTCCTGTTCAGTGGTTCCTTCCGGTTCATGTTACTCAGAGAGGTGCTACATTAACACTAGGCCCCTAACACTGATGTAAGGTCTGTTCTAAATGCTGCTTTGGTTTATCTATAACAGCATGTCTTAACTGTGATGGTCATATCAGTGCAACATGTAACTCCATTAGGACTGCTTATCTCTATGTTACCTTGGAAACAAAGGTGACTTAACGCAGAAGGCTATGTGTGGActttgttaaacttttttttttctcttgtagttacttaaataacaataacatgtacaagtttcacacaaagACTTTATCATGGAGATTATCATGGAGATTAACAGCTCTCAATGACAACTGTGGAACAACACCTCTGTGATGTATATAAACTTGAATTACTGGTAGCTTTTAAAAGCATGTTGACAGTAAATACCCAGGTCACCCATAGGTGTATTCATAGATATCGTTAAAAATAGCAGAGGAAAATAATTGCTTTTACACCATATTATGGGCAAATATTTCACACAAATATGTTTTCCCTAATCTCCCACTTAGATATTTGCTTTTGGgatttcttcttgttttcttcaAATCTGGAACTCCAGGCACCTCGCTCGATTCATAAGCAGTCCCAGTTACTGTCTCTGGTGACCCAGAGCCGAGTTCCAGAGCCGAGGAGCAGAGCGACTGAAAGCTCTGTGCCCCATAGTGATAAGGCGAGCAGAAGGAACAACAAGATGAATGGCAGATGAAGATCTGGGAGAGCGGGAAACTGTGGTGATATGAAGCAGATCACAGAGATAAGGAGGGGGAAGGTTATGAATACACTTAAATGTGAGAactaatattttaaagtttatcTGGACTTCTATGGGCAACCAGGGAAGCTGTTGAAGAATTGGGGTGATATAGtctctaaagcaggggtgtcgaactccaggcctcgagggccggtgtcctgcaggttttagatctcaccctgggtcaacacacctgaatcaaatgattagttcattaccaggcctctggagaacgtcaagacatgttgaggaagtaatttagccatttaaatcagctatgttggatcaaggacacatctaaaacctccaggacaccggccctcgaggcctggagttcgacacctgtgctctAAAGGGGGTACGAGTTATGACCCGAGCTGCAGAATTCTGAAGAAGTTGAAGTTTATGGAGGGACTTATTGGGGAGACCAAATAGGAGGGAGTTGCAATAATCAATCCGGGAAGTAATAAGACTATGGACAAGGATGGCAACAGCATGGGGAGTAAGGAAGGGACGAAGTCGGTTAATGTTACGTAAGTGAAAGTATGCAGACCGggttatgtaattaatgtgaGGCTGAAATGAGAGAGTACTGTCAAGTATGACACCCAAACTCTTTACCTGCGGGGAAGGAAGGATGGGGGAATTTTCAATATTAATGGGGAAACTGAGATTTGGTTAAGGTAGAGGCTGTGCCAACAAGtaaaacttctgttttattactgttaagTTTAAGAAAATTGGAGGGCAACCAAGATCTGATCTCCATAAGACAGTTTGAGAGGGAAATAGGTGGAAGGGATGAATTAGGTTTGGAGGAAatatagagctgggtgtcatcagtataacaatgaaaattaatattatatttttggaATATTTGGCCAAAAGGGAGCATGTAGATAATGAATAAAAGTGGCCCTAATACTGATCCCTGGGGCacaccagcagaaacaggataGAGACTTGAAGAGTGGGATTTAAATTGGATAAACTGAGTGTGGTCTGAGAGATATGAGGTGAACCAGGCAAGGGGGGTGTGACTAATGCCAATGGATGCTAATCTGTTCAGGAGGATATTATTAGAAACTGTGTCAAATGCCGGACTAAGATCAAGAAGGATGAGAATGGTTAAAAGACCAGAATCAGCTGCCATCAGAAGGTCATTAGTAATCTTTAACAAAGCAGTTTCTGTACTATGATTGGGGCGGAAACCAGACTGAAATTGTTTGTAGAGATTATGGTCATTGAGGTATGAGTGAAGCTGGGAGGCAACAACTTTCTCAAGGACTCATTCCCCTCTCATATGGACTCTGCTGACTTTAGCAACTCTCTTATATAGTTTTTCACTCATAAAATCGCTCATATCCACCAACAACTTAGCTCTGTAGgagttttgtaattttactaAACAATGAAAAGGGAGACCTGGAGTTACCTTCACTAGAACTGATTAAACCAGAATAGTATGCAGATTTGGCTGAAGCAATGCAGTCCTTATACAACAAGATATGATTGTTATACATTTCTTTGTGTATGGTAAGTCCGGTTTTCTTGAACAGACGTTCCAGTTGGCGTCCTTTAGTTTTGGATATTCGAGGCCGCCCGGAGTTGCGAGGTTGACAGATGTAAACAAAGTCagatggagaagagtcatgaaGTGAAACAAAATCCTTAGGCTGTTGCCACGTTTCAGTCAAGCAAAGAAAATAGTTAACCTTCTCTCTATGATCTCTGGTCACTACATTGCTTGGACTTTATTTCGTGTGGATGGAGCTTTAGTAATTAGTTTAGCCGTTCAGCGCCTTTACTAGCTATTCATTGAAGACTGTCTCAGGAGCACCATCTGCTGTGCGCCTAATGAATTACAGCCAATTTCTGTGCAGAAGGATTAACAGGAATTTCACTGATTCATTACAAAGTGTCTATTTCCATGAGCCATGAGTATCTCATACAGGGCAGTCAACCCTTCGCTACAACACTTTCAGAGTCATTCACGGATACATGTCAACCTGCCAGCTGAGTCAGAGTCTGTGAAGGTTCAGATGCTTTCTAACAACAGCAGCTACTTAAACGCATAAAGACAGGCATACAATTGTTTGTTGAAGGTTTCTTTAAAGAACACTTGGGAGCCACTATATATTCAATACAGTATATTAATTATATATTAGTGATAAAGAAAAGAATAGGTTTTATGTATAATTTATGCCCAAGTCTAGGGTCAgatgacatttattttgaagtACCCAGACCGGAAGTTGCAATATAGTCGCCATTCGCTGAACACGAGCGGAGGGAAATTGAGTTGTTTATATGAGCATGAAGAAAGCAACAAAGTGCATTAAGTTAGGACGTGATATCGTTTTGTGTTAAATGTAACTTTTAGGCATTAGTACGTCTGAAGGATGTTTTTTACTTAGTCATTTTCAGTAACGCTAGCTGCTAAACGGTTACCGCTTTCACGTGCGTTTTTTTTTCTGGTCTTGCATGTAGTAAGCCAGCTAACGTTAGCCGCCTAGCCAAGCGTGGCTAACTTACAACAAGTTTAGCCAGACTTAAAGAAAACTTCGCTCGTTAGTGCAAAGCTGAAATTTAGCCAGAGGAAGCTGTTTAAGTTTCCATTTTGGCCGTAACTAAAAGAGACGAGTGAAGGGTTTTGAAGCGGGAATGTCATCGCCTCCGTTAGGTCGCAGGAGTCATGAAGGGTCAGCGAACGCATCAGACAGCGACTCCGAGGACGAGGTGCGTTTACAGGTGTTTTCCCTCgcctgtgtttttttccccccccccctgctGTTTATTCATAATGGAGGCGGCTTTTCATGCTGTTCTGACAGTTAAATCTACTGTTCAAGAGCTGTCCTGCCCACTGAACTTAGCAGAACAATGCACTACACGAAATGTACACGTTAATATAAATAGTAGCTGACGCATAGTAATTATAAGGTtatagtgatttttttaaattatgtaatCATTTACGTTGGTTTGTTTACATTTCCACAGCCCACGCTCCCCCTTAATCAGTTCTATCCATACATCCGCTGTGCCCTTTGCTGTGGGTTCCTAATAGATGCCACCACCATCACAGAGTGTCTGCACACATGTGAGTTACATCTTTATCTGCTGCGTTTAATGATTTAATGTGGTGGGAATAATGGTTGTATCAGCATTTatgcagtgctgtgcaaaagtcttgtaACTTACAAAAAATGTAAGGAAAATGATAAAAAGGTGCATACATGTATTAGAATATGTGCAAATATACATGGAAAtgcagtatataaggcaaaaaagaATTTGTACAATTGCTACAAGCTTGAAAGCCAATATTTGATCTACTACCTTAATTCtataggcaagctttcttgtagtTTCTTTAAGTAACTttcagaaatagttctccaggcttcctgaagTTAGATTCAAACCTTTTtatggatgttggctgccttttgttccgtCTCTCTCAAGATGATCCAACAGTGCTTCAGCAGCATTGAGGTTGAGATCCACGGGAGGCACAGTGTTTGGGGTCACTGTCAAGCTGTAATATGAAGCCGTTGCCATTCAGATGCATTCCAGACAGTAATGCGTGGGAGATCAAAATTTGATCAATACttaatttaatcatttttgACAAGATCTTCATTTCCCTGAAAATGGTAAGGTAGAAGGGCTTAACTGAAAACGAGTGAAACACATTGAATTCAGAAAGCCTGGataactattgctcaagaccactttaaaaattaaaaaaaaaaaaggctctttGGAAGCAAAATCTAAAGAAATAAAGAGTGGCTCAAGGTATTTGCTGTAGATAATTACTGTAGATAATAGAGATAAATGCcacaaatacatgaaatatGTATATGAAGCAGTGTCTGTTTGCATTGTAGCTTAACGATAACGAGTAATTTTCACACAAATTTAAATGatgcttaaaaatgtttgtggtcATGTGAGAAATGGGTATTTGATgtctaaaatgtattttttgtgcttttttttttcctccccaagTTTGCAAAAGCTGCATTGTGAAGCACTTCTTCTACAGCAACAAGTGTCCCACATGCAGCATTGTTGTCCATCAGACACAACCTCTTTACAACATCAGGTGAGTCTGACTATTCTGGTCATATAGGAATCATCTAAGCAACTTTCAGGTGCTTTTTCAAAAGGGGTCAGCACAGCAAGTAGCTCTtcatgttgtgatttggcagatttttatgcCAGATCAGTACTATCAGGTCTTATGGAGTTATGAATCCTAAGTAGACAGTTTTGGTTCAGATGGTTGTACAGAGTACAGAGCAGGtgaggagagaggtacaacagtgagttcTTACAGCCTGTCATGGTTTGGTGCTGCGTTTCAGCCAATCATGTTGATTTGTCTTGTATTGTATGAGGCTGATCTGCCATGCAGTTCCATctgtaaagtgctttatatGCTGAATAACCATTATGtgcacatttattaaaaacaaaaaaacaacatcactgaaactatttcatattttcatagCAGAATATGATGAAAtaagggtggctcaagactttggGACAGGACTGAAATCAGGGAGTGGAGAAGAAATGAGTGCTTTACAGTGTATCACAGTGACCCCAGCAGCCTGAGCCTAGAGCCGTGTAACTAATGTCTCTTTTCCATTAGTGTCAACTTGACTCAGCTTTGGTTGTTTTCCATTAAAATTGACTACCTCCTAAATGTGCGTGGGGTTGTTATAGCAGCGCGGCTAAAAGTCCCATCACGTCATTTGTacataacacaaacacaacacaacaatggaggACATCGAGGTGATGGAATACTTGCTGCTCTGTCTAGGACTTTTGTCAGACTCTGGGAGCACAGTGTTGGCTTTTGTGTAGCCGGgtttcaaaaatgactccaaaaaTGGAGTCGCTCTCATGACTCGAATGATGCCACTGGCTAGCCAGTCAGTCttttgatgtcacatttcaGATCATTCAAATCACGTGGAACCCTGGCTGAGTAAGCACTAAAAAGGTACCTGATACTAGGgttgggccatatcataccgttgacggtaataccggtataatgttgggcaacgataagaaaatgaaatatcgcgatagaatatgggtaaaacgcgcatgcgcagtgcctttgttttcatgcgCACATgacggaaaaagcatggcggcgacggagaatgagaagggcgagagcagatcgttgaatgaaacggatgaaccagaattggtttgtaaaaatgctgcaacttcagtgtgGAGCtggtcagatacacaacaaagcactatttttggtagagcatgctagcgggccgtcgttattaccgtggtttttggaaaatacggcgcacttaaaatcaatcctttgatttttctgaaaatcgacagtgccccttataatcccgtgtgccttgtgtatgaattctggttgtgtttactgacctcgaaacgattttatgtgctacacggcgctcgaaaacctgtcaaatgttttagtacgactttgctaagctacgaagccgcaccgcttgatggattgtcggagcattacggctatcgtaggcaggagcctcacggagtgatacgtactgtgcttcaacataatattaccgtattgtgtgtgtataacctctttttaagttttgtggatattatacatggttatgctgaggatatgtcggccaatttccactggaaatgccttttggttaaactgtcagcaaggattttgcatttgcactgttaaatttttatataactttaatgcacataaaaaacagctgcttgtttaagtgaaaatacattgatttttttttgtttgttttttttttttttttgcactaataaagttgtggagttgcaAAGTATTTTGTCTGGTGtaaattatatcgtcagttatatcgttatcgcaaattttcaaatgtatattgtgataaatatttttggtcatctCGCCCTGCTCTACCTGATACCAGGTGCTACCACCTAAtgaaaaaccctaaaaactgaGTCGATTCAAGCTGAGTAGGTACTAGTGAAAAAAATGCGGTAAGGGATGCTCGCCTTTTTCCAGGGACTACTTGAACACGCATTGACCTCCCCAATGGAACCTTtagccatgtttaatatgagtaTGCATTGAGATATGAGATTCACAGGTTTGTCTCGTTTCCCTGCAGGCCCGACAGACAACTTCAGGATATAGTTTATAAAATGGTTCCCTTCTTGGAAGAGCGTAAGTATGTAGGCATATGAAGCATATTTGATGTGCTGCATTTTCCAGtccacattttaatgtgatctCTCTCTTGCTCCCCCGAAAAATGCAGTTGAAAGAGAACAAATGTGCAACTTTTACAAAGAGAGAGGACTGGATGTACCAAAACCAGGTAACATGTTTCAACTGTTGAAGTGTAGTAAGGCCAATACATTGTAATATACAATATGTAAGTACCAGCTAAAGTAATAACTGACCACATGACCTTTGACAGTTTTGTGTTTAACGAggagctgctgtgctcttcttCGTTTCTCTCTTATAATTTGACAGCACTGGGTTGTCATGTTAAACATAGACACAGTTCCAAGAGAAGCCTGAAGCCTCAGCGTTCCCCCCTCTCGctcattttcaaacatttttctcTTCTGCTGATGATGCATTATGATTGAAATGCAAAATCCAAATTTGATGTATTGCTGTAATTTCTGTTGCTGTGGATGTTTGCTCTGTCAGCTCTCATATCCTGATTTGAATTCATTAAAGGGCTACTTTAAGATAGACGGAGTGCTAAGGGTTGACATTTTTAGAGCTGTGCTATAATTGTGCAGCCTGTGTCACTCCTTAAGCGTAGTAATGTCAGACTAGAAACGagtaaaaatgctttttagaTTTACAGATCAAGAACTGGAAGTGTAAAGAAGGAGCACAGCAGTGCTGAGGGTTCTCCTTCCTCTCTTGCAGTGATCGTCTCCCCTCCATGTCCTGCTGTTATAAAGAGGCAGAAGAAGGACAACGTTCCTCAGTCTGTGTTCACCGTTCCTCCAGAGCTGGATGTGTCTCTGCTCCTGGAATTTGTTGGGTAAACATTTGTACTgtatggttgtttgtttttattttattatttgttaatCATTAGTGAGAATAACACTGTTCCCAATCAATTTACTTGTGGTCAGTCTTTCTAGCTCTTGTTTTGAGAGTTCAGTCACTGCTTTGTGGTTCCTGATTAGAGCAGTTACTGCTGTCAGCGGCTGTATTCCAAGATGGTGGATGatctttttatgcttttatgagAGACTCATAAAAGGATGGGTGCTTTTAGTTTTTGGCTCCACATCTCAAGGCTTTGTTTAGACACCCTGTCCAaatcttttttgggggggagatTTATAGAATTTAAAAAGGCTGTActggtggggaaaaaaacaaaaaacaaacaaatgaaatactATTTTTAGAAAAATCCAAACCAATTGGAGGTGGTTTGAACTGTGCTTCAGTCATATTTGGACAGTGCTTCAGCCCTGCTGTTTAAATCTGGTGTCAGCGTCAGTTGCAGCCAGGTCAAGCAGAACGCGATTTTAATGTTTTCGTTTTATAGATAAGTTGACATCCAGATACTCAAATCTGACCTACATTAAAGATCTGATTTGAAAAACGATTGAGATGAATGAAGTTAAACATGGGTTTTTTAGGAATGAACCGTTTATTGTGCACTTACATAGAAATACCAGCAGGTGGTTCCACTGTCTCAAACTGACAGCTTCTTTACAGCCAAAAACTTGAACATCTCTTGaatctcttctttgttttcagggCTGAAGAGGGCATCTGCAACTACAAGGTAAAGTCTTTAATATGAAGGCTTTTAGATGATTATAACACTTATGGGCTGTTGATTTCAGGACCTGTTAAAGGCTAGTTGTGTCTCATGTTTTCCTTTGTGGTTCTCATATATCTATAGGGTACAAAGTTTAAATGGTTCAATCTTTTCCCGTGTTTTAGGACTCAATGCTGGCAGCTGCAGCACGTTCCTCACTAACTTCAAGCCTGCTTACTGTAACATTAGTTTGGGGTTTTGTGTGGGTGGTGGCAGGGGGCAATGACATGGCTAGGCTACAAGAAACAGTGAGCAAAAAGTATCTCACTTACAGTTTCAGTGTAACGTTTAACACCAAGAAATCGGTGTCAGAGTTACAGAGGGTGAAAATGTTGTCTTGGTGTTATAAATGTGTCTTTTACACTTTCTGTTTTCCCATTTAGCCGTTGGAGAGGCGGTATGTCCGCGTGTCAGGTGAGGCCACCGTTCGCCACGTGGAGCTGTTCATCAGGAGGAAGATGGAGCTGAGCCCATCTTGCCAGGTGAATCTGCCAGGCTTACAGCTCGGTGCAAGACTGCACACTTACAGACTTGGAAGCAGGACAGTAATAGAACTTAGCGTCCACACACTTGTGCAGAATGACAAGTGTGTGGATATTATTCTAAATTAGGAAGACTCTATGAGCCCACAGGGCTGTCAAAGGGCGTGCAGACAGGAAATGCATGATCCAACAAAGAAATGTATTCTCAATCATTTTGCACACTTCAGGGCAGCATACACCTGTGGAGGATGATGCACATTGAATCGGTTTGTTTTGCATGGAAACCTGCTCTCCAGGAATGTTACAGCATTAAGGCTTTTTGACGCTCTGATTTGTTCCTGCAGTTTATTTTAATGATATTTGGTTGACATAAACTCACCGGACCCTTTATTAGCTGCAGTGGGGCAAGAGATGCATTTCTGCATATTAGTGATGTGCGacaccactgatttcctttccgatccgataccaagtaaaattcagggtggtatcgacgatactgatccgataccgatactttatacaaaaacttaatgtttcattgtatttcatatataattgtattatgtaattgtaataataatataataatgtagcttcataatgattacaggacatcagactacttgttcttattgcttaataatgcagaattatcatatagaaataaaaaaaaaaataaaaaaaaaccttgaagttgtgcgctatttgaaaacgttgcctgcctgcagcactaaaggactccgtgagagacgtctgtctcgccctagcagcacctgtccactcctcctcttcagttggcctcaacatacgctcgtcatattctgtgatatgatttactctgaggtgtttgacgaggttagtggtgttgccacaacacctcactgtcttgccacaCGTATCGCAAACTGCGttttggctgtttgtggaggtaaaatacgtcctCACATGACTCcgtttacgctcagccattgagtgcgcacgccaggggctgcaacacatttatacagccgtatttcacatatgactatgaaaggcgtaagaggaagtagttccttccaatttAGACGATCCGAATGACATAGTTTCTTTCcattgtgttcctgttaatgaaaaactacaaatttaccccaaagtactaaaatatcgatattttaatatgagaatcgattctagaacataaattacTGGTATCGGAAGAATCGATATTTCAATATCGATCCGCACACCACTACTGCATATCTTGAGAGTAACTAGGGATGTTGAGGGTGACTCATTTGTTAGTGGattaaacaagagagaagatTAGACCAGTCGACTAGTCCAAAATACAGAAACTTATTGGAGAACATTGTTTACCTGTGCTCAGTTTTCAATGACCAAACAAGTATTTCCTGTGCTGTTAATCACATTCTTCACTTATCAAATCATATTTTAAACGTCACTTTGTGCTGTGTATGTCGTTGCAAACGCGCACAGTGTCAGATTGGTTTGCTGAGTTTATCTAACTTTAGCTTTGGTTCCTCCCGTGGTACCGTCCACACCTCAGTGCAGAATGTGGTCACACATTGCTGCATTCAAATGTATTCTACATAAACATACAGCTGCTCTTATTAACAATAACACAGTGTTGGTTAGCACAGCTGTCGGCTTTTTATTTTCCAACTCATTTGTTTACTTCCaaccacagagagagaggagtgtTTGGTGGCGCGGTAATGTCTTTGTTATAACCCGGTAACTACCATCATACATTGTCTGTCTGAGCTCTGCTAAAAGCCATATGATGAGAATTATTGAGTGTTTATCAGGATTGTCTGGACGATGTTTCCCATTTCTTCTACgaggcttcttcagtttcaCTGGCTGATGAGAACTTCCCAACAGTTCATCTTGATGGGAGACAAGTGGAAAAGTTATCCAGACATCAAAATATAAGAGGAATGAGGAGTGCACGTGTACACGTCAGGGAATACAAGCTGAACATTGACGACTCAGCAGCTCAGGTCAAAACTCAGCAGGCTGCCGGCTTCTAAAGGACAACAGAGAGTccttaaataaaactgtaatcTGATTAGAGTCTAGTTATTAGAACAGTGATACCATATTTCTGTCTCAGAGTAGTGAACCTGCAGTAGGAGATGGCTTGTGCTGCAAATATATAAACTTAATATCAGAATTGTCCTCATTTCCAGAAGAGAAACATTAAGTGTGATCAGAGTTTTAAGGTATTTGTACGTTTTGTATTTAGTAACACAGGGGAGAGGATTAGCAGCTTACACTGATTTCCTGGCCTCAGTGTGACACTAAGGTTTCCTGTCTGGACAAACCTACAGGTCACTTTTTAATGAAGGAGATGTTCCAACAGTCTGAGGTTCACCTTAGCTTTTACATCTTGTTGCGCTTTAATTTATAACTGCCCGGTGTCTACGTCCTGCttccaaagtttacacactgaGAAATGTCAAGGCGATGTCGCTATTAGAATCATTTCTTTGAAGTATGTTTATGTCtttgaagggggaaaaaactcaTGAATTTGATGcaaagttttctttattttgcgtTTACTGAGAAGTGTCCAaattagggctgcacgattttgcataaaatgagaatcacaatttttttgcttagaattgagatcacgattctctcacgattttcttttccagtataaatatttattgcacttattaactgcacatcaacttcgtaacagttgaaactgaacataaaaacaataaataaacataaaaacaataaatgcctcacattttgtggttgccgcaaaatgttgtactgcttgaaattcctcctccaccgttgctcgacactgcgtgtacagagcaggtagtgcaacaatagaaaaatagttgcgggacggcactgtgtagcgtttgtctagggtgttgatcattttcttaaatccctcgttttgcacagtgttgatatatctttggtcaggtgataagtaatagcctccgtaatttctttgtgcctgcgggagttcgacgtgtatagggaagcgctgtataaggttcccgttattgatgtttgggtggttgaccgggacgaattttctcctgtcactttctcgtcatcc
The Pelmatolapia mariae isolate MD_Pm_ZW linkage group LG13, Pm_UMD_F_2, whole genome shotgun sequence DNA segment above includes these coding regions:
- the pcgf6 gene encoding polycomb group RING finger protein 6 — translated: MSSPPLGRRSHEGSANASDSDSEDEPTLPLNQFYPYIRCALCCGFLIDATTITECLHTFCKSCIVKHFFYSNKCPTCSIVVHQTQPLYNIRPDRQLQDIVYKMVPFLEELEREQMCNFYKERGLDVPKPVIVSPPCPAVIKRQKKDNVPQSVFTVPPELDVSLLLEFVGAEEGICNYKPLERRYVRVSGEATVRHVELFIRRKMELSPSCQVDVVCGDHLLDHYQSLKEVQNFVGEDALQDGLLVLHFGLVLPSQS